In Sorghum bicolor cultivar BTx623 chromosome 10, Sorghum_bicolor_NCBIv3, whole genome shotgun sequence, one genomic interval encodes:
- the LOC8068404 gene encoding uncharacterized protein LOC8068404 → MDRGQNRRDDVFRGRDPFAGFGSHRSLISGFFGGRDPFDDPFFTRPFGGQMMGGMFGPSPFGGQMMGEHDMFGPSPFGPMGGPFGDRGNHGFIDQAPPRGNSRRPVITEVDEDEGENAEHGNEQPNQDSYVQGPDDGSDGTEGGQVQLRRDLNRANSGGQPQARTFTYQSSSVTYGGINGAYYTASKTRRTGSDGITVEESKEADTTTKEATHRISRGIHDKGHSLTRKLNSDGKVDTTQTLHNLNEDELAGFEESWKGNAGHYLPGWNQNAGVPNSDNSGNRSSNGRDRRSAWGWALPGTEQGRDPRRNGKPKSRVIPIS, encoded by the exons ATGGATAGAGGGCAGAACAGGAGGGATGACGTCTTCAGGGGCAGGGATCCATTTGCTGGGTTTGGTTCCCACAGGAGCTTGATTTCTGGCTTCTTTGGGGGGAGGGATCCATTTGATGATCCATTCTTTACCCGTCCGTTTGGGGGTCAGATGATGGGTGGCATGTTTGGACCTAGCCCGTTTGGGGGTCAGATGATGGGTGAGCATGACATGTTTGGACCTAGCCCTTTTGGGCCGATGGGAGGGCCTTTTGGGGACAGGGGGAACCATGGGTTCATCGACCAAGCTCCGCCTAGGGGTAACAGCAGAAGGCCTGTGATCACAGAGGTTGATGAAGATGAAGGAGAAAACGCAGAGCACGGTAACGAGCAGCCCAACCAAGATTCTTATGTTCAGGGGCCAGATGATGGGAGTGATG GGACAGAAGGTGGCCAAGTCCAGCTGCGCAGGGATCTCAATAGGGCTAATAGTGGAGGGCAGCCGCAGGCTCGTACTTTCACATATCAGAGCTCTTCTGTGACGTATGGTGGTATTAATGGAGCTTACTACACTGCTTCAAAGACTCGGCGGACTGGCAGTGATGGG ATCACTGTGGAAGAAAGCAAGGAAGCAGATACAACAACTAAAGAGGCCACTCATCGGATCTCCCGAGGAATCCATGATAAG GGCCATTCCCTGACAAGGAAACTGAATTCAGATGGGAAGGTTGACACCACACAGACACTGCACAACCTGAATGAAG ATGAACTAGCTGGATTTGAGGAATCATGGAAGGGGAATGCTGGACATTACTTGCCTGGCTGGAACCAAAATGCTGGTGTACCTAATAGTGATAATTCTG GTAACCGTAGCTCCAATGGACGTGACCGGCGGTCGGCCTGGGGCTGGGCGCTTCCTGGCACGGAGCAAGGCCGTGATCCAAGGCGCAATGGAAAGCCAAAGTCACGGGTCATCCCAATCTCCTGA
- the LOC8068403 gene encoding eukaryotic translation initiation factor 3 subunit G codes for MNLDASPAINFWKDPNAEPCCICGEGEEEKGAAAAAAGHTELTCPYNYLAPAAASSYVPCRARAAAWKEGRGGLSEHRWFLRRFVRASNLPESCRPADVAGLFAAFGPLRMWHVAMDGPGKCKGLACVVFERREDAEVAVEDLNCYSFGGRSLRVDWAYPSA; via the coding sequence ATGAATCTGGACGCGAGCCCTGCCATCAACTTCTGGAAGGACCCGAACGCCGAGCCCTGCTGCATCTGCGGTgagggggaggaggagaagggcgccgcggcggcggcggcggggcacACAGAGCTGACGTGCCCCTACAACTACCTGGCCCCCGCCGCCGCGTCGTCGTACGTGCCCTGCCGGGCGAGGGCCGCCGCCTGGAAGGAAGGCAGGGGCGGCCTCTCCGAGCACCGCTGGTTCCTGCGGCGCTTCGTGCGCGCGAGCAACCTGCCGGAGAGCTGCCGGCCGGCCGACGTGGCCGGGCTCTTCGCCGCGTTCGGGCCCCTGCGGATGTGGCACGTCGCCATGGACGGGCCCGGCAAGTGCAAGGGGCTCGCGTGTGTGGTGTTCGAGCGCCGAGAGGACGCGGAGGTGGCGGTTGAGGACCTCAACTGCTACAGCTTCGGTGGCCGTAGCTTGCGGGTCGACTGGGCGTATCCCAGCGCCTGA